AGGAGGTGACATGAAACAAAGGTCTTTGGGCAGATTTGAACTATCCGGGGGCCACTGTAGACCTCTAGTGCAGTAAAGGCGCACAACTATTATGAGATGTATCTCAGAGGGAATGTTGGAACTTGATTAAGTCTCTGCAGCTTTTttgaaattcagatttttttattttttatttttttgcagtagATGGTGTTTTTTGGCTCATGGGAAACCATATTGTAAAAAAACGTTTCATCTGTTCTCAGTTGTATAAAAACTAACAAAGCTGGATCTATGTAAATACTCCACATTAGTCTATAAAGTCAGAAAAGTTACGGATTATTATATCAAAGTCTTAGTTGGATTTGTACAAATAGGAAAGGGAGAGCTTTATTTTACAATATCTGTGTTCCTAAGTGTTATGTGGTGTCTTCCTGTAGCTGAAGCCCCATATTAACGGACCATTCACCCCTGACCTGGCTCACCCAGTGTCTGAAGTTGGTGCTGTGGCTGAGAAGAGCGGTTGGCCACTGGAGGTTAAAGTTGGTAAGAACTGACTGGGGATGGACGATGGGATATTCCTGCTTCTTACCTCCCTAAATTACAGAATATGGATTAAAATTACCAGCACTTTGGTAATGACTCCTCTCCCCGTTTTTTAGGTCTGATTGGCAGCTGCACCAACTCCAGCTACGAGGACATGGGCCGCGCCGCCTCTGTGGCCAAGCAGGCTTTGGATAAAGGCCTGAAGTGTAAAGCTCAGTTCACCGTCACCCCCGGCTCCGAGCAGATTCGCGCCACCATCGAAAGAGATGGATACGTGAGTGCTGGCGttggaggggggaaaaaaaacaaaaaacaaaagtggtGACTTGCATCTCCCCTTTTCTCTGGCTGATTtgaggaaatgtgtttgtgtcttccTGTAGTCAAAGATCCTGGGCGATGTTGGAGGTGTGGTCCTGGCCAACGCATGTGGACCCTGCATTGGACAGTGGGACAGGTAGGTGAGGCTGTAAGTTCACGTCATGCAAAATAGCTCAGTTAGACTTGGGTGTTAATACATGATGTGTGTTGGTATTCAGGCAAGATGTGAAGAAGGGAGAGAAGAACACAATCGTCACCTCCTTCAACAGAAACTTCACTGCCAGGAACGACGCTAACCCTGCAACACACGCCTTTGTTACCTCCCCTGAGGTAAACTCACTAAACTAACCCTCATTGCTGGATTTTCAGCACTGGGTTCACTGGTTTTGATGCTGCCACACTAGAATACATTTTGAAGCTCTATGCCTTTCCTCAGATTGTCACTGCCCTGGCCATCGCTGGCACGCTAAACTTCAACCCAGAGACAGACTTCCTTACAGCCCCCAATGGTGAGAAATTCAAGCTGGACCCCCCCAATGGAGATGAACTGCCTTCCAGAGACTTTGACCCGGGCCAGGACACCTACCAGCATCCTCCCGCTGACGGCAGCGGCCTGAGGGTGGACGTCAGCCCTCAGAGCAACcgtctgcagctgctggagcccTTTGACAAATGGAGCGGAAAGGATCTGGAGAACCTGCAGGTCCTCATCAAGGTCAGGTCCTTTTTAAATCAGGTTGGTGCACTTTCTCTGTAAACATCTTGGGGCTGTTTTTAACTTTCCCTTCTGTCTCCACAGGTGAAAGGCAAATGCACCACAGACCACATCAGCGCTGCCGGGCCTTGGCTGAAGTTCCGCGGTCACCTGGATAACATCTCCAACAACATGCTGATCGGTGCGGTCAACAGCGAGAATGATGCCGTGAACAAGGTGAAGAACTACCTGACAGGAGAGTACGGAGGAGTGCCTGATGTGGCCCGGCACTACAAGGTGAGGACTGCAGAGGGGAAAGGTTCAGGTACTGAATTATTGGACCAAAGCTGCTCTTTTGGCAGAATGCTAGTCTGTTTTGTACTATAATTTATTCATGCTCTAAAAAGAAACCCTTGTAGCTCCCAAAAAATACACGTGGGGACTATGGCAGCTACAGAGATACCATGTGGAGGCTGCAACTGTGATTGGATGCTGATGGGATTGTTGAGATTGAAGACAATGTTAAGAAAGTTGTACTCAGTAGTCTTCTTCTTTTCAGTAACACACATCTAGCAAAGACATCTCTGATGGCAACTGCATGATAGATAGATGAGATGAAATAGAAACTTCCTGGATGCAAGTATATCCTCAGCCAGCCGTCACTCTGCAtcacaaagtgaatgaaagaatgtGAACACAGTTACAGCCTGATTGTATGCGATGTGGTTCTCTTAACagctgaaatctgataaatCTAAACCTACACTGTAGATCTCTGCAGCAGGACTACCGTTAACCTGGTGCGTTAAAGCACAAACCCGGATTAACACTTTTTCCTCTCCGTTGTCTGCAGGCTAACAGTGTCTCATGGGTCGTGGTTGGAGACGACAACTACGGCGAGGGCTCCAGCAGAGAGCACGCGGCGCTGGAGCCCAGGCATCTGGGAGGCAGAGCCATCATTGTGAAGAGCTTCGCCAGAATCCATGGTACTGCATGAACACTGCAGAGGTTGACTGCTGTAAAATCCAGTACATGAAAAGAAGTCTTAAGCCCTATTCGCACGGGACTAGTATTACCTGGGGACCTCTAGTAATTTCTAATAATTGCGGAGGTCGTATGTGATCTTAATCCCGTGTGAATCTGCCATGTCTGTAACTTGCGaatcatatatcatataatatTTCAAATAGGGCTTTAGAGGCGCTTTTATTTGATGTCCAGAGAAGTGTAATAGTATTTTCTCCTGAGTTTATATAAGGTAATCATTGTTTTTACCTGCAGCTAGGACTTAATGAAATCTTACACCTCagcattttcagattttatttcatcacattCATTCTCAAAGCTGACATACATGTGTCCTGTCCTCAGAAACTAACCTGAAGAAGCAGGGTCTGCTGCCTCTGACCTTCAGCAACCCATCAGACTACGATAAGATCCGCCCCGATGACAAGATCTCCATCAAAGGACTCGAAAGCTTCACTCCAGGAAAGGTGAGAGTGcaatttcttacattttacatGTAGTTTGCCTGTTCCAAACTTCTCCGCTGcgtttaatgaaaaaaaacccgTAACGAGAactccctcccctcctttcACTCTCTCCCAGCCTCTGACTGCAGTCGTGAAGCACAGCGACGGCAGCTCGGATACCCTGGAACTCAACCACAGCTTCAACGAGACACAGATCGAATGGTTCCAGGCAGGCTCCGCCCTCAACAGGATGAAGTCGCTGCAGAAATGAGGAAAGAGGGAAAacgtggaggaagaggaggattttCAGGGAGGAAACAGGGTGTTAGGGATTGTGGGAAAGAAGGAGGATGAAGAATGTCAACGATTGCTCCATCATCTGCATTAGCATACAGTTTGGACTGAAGTAATGTGTCGGTATACCTCTAAGAGTTCAGCGTTGTCAGTAGGTTACTTCAGACTAAGTGCCAAGCTAATGTCGATGATGGAGCAACAGCAACCGGTCTGTGGTCAGATATCTCTAAAAACCTTCATTCGTCACAGCGCAGTGTTTCCCTGAAGGTACCATACGCTGCTATGTTTCAAAGTACAACAGTGATAAACAGGTGAAGATAAGAATCTGTGCTGTAAAAACAAaggggtcacacacacacacacacacacacactcactccgAAACACTAAGCTTTGACCCAAGCGGTGACGTAGTACCCTGCCAGCTGATGTGCTGCCAGTGTGTTTGCAGTCGTTCCAACAGGTCAGTACAGCGTGGAAGCCACTTCACACTGGAGCGCAGCCAGCTGATGGCACTCAGTCTCCTTGTCGCTTTTAGGATTGTGTTGCACACTGCATGGCAATAATCAGCTTTACTCAACCTGCACCAGTGCTATTTAAAGTCCACCCTGGAACAGGTAAACAGCGTCTTTTGGTTTCATCTCTGGGTCTATTTGTTGCTCGTTGTAGTTGCAAAgatcacatactgtacttgTTGTTAGCCTGTCCGCCCCCTTGTGGCCACGAGGAGGTACTGTCGTGTCTACGATACATAGAAACCATGCCCACTCCCAAAGCAACACCTCATCCGTTAACGGTCTTTATAGATTGTTTCAAGGTTTTCTGGGAAACGTAGGAAATCCTGCAAGTACGTGAGGAAGTGGATTCactgtaaaattaaattaatcaactTCTGAGATCCATTTAACATCATCTAGGGGTTGTTTTTGTAATCATGTCCTGTATATGTGCAGTACGTTGTCATCCATCGCAGCACATATTGTCCAAGATCACATTTCCTAATATATAAAGGTACTTGTATTCTTTAATACTGTGTAAGAATACAGTAGCTCACCCTCTTCTTCCCTGCCGCCATCACCACTGACATTAAacttcccttcctccctccttccctatCAACCTTAACCTTCACAAGGTCAAACACACCATATGGTTTCTCccttttgtttatatatttatatttttttgctgcAAAAGGTTCAGATTCTgtgtgcattttcattttcttcatgcACAGGGTTAACTTCATCTAGCATTTCATGCCCTTTTTTGTAGGGTAACAAGTCAATTTTTGTGTTACTTTTGcccaacaaaaatgaaattgtatttaagaaaaggaaagacttgaAAGCAGATTTTAGACTGTAAGTTACCACTCGATCAGAAACAATGACTTTTTTGTCCTCATGTCTATATTCACTCCCTCTGTCCCTGCAgacaaaatgcagttttcatCAAGACCTTAATCAGATGAAGCGAAGTCATATTAAATCTAATGCTTAAACCAATCTCTTCCTCTAACCCACTGTATATGAAGTGTCTGGTTCCATGTACatttaagtgtttgtgtttttttttctcccagatCATCTCTTCTGTATTACAGAAATGCCAATGGGTTGTAAAATAAAACTTCACAGATCTCATTTATTTACATCGGCTCCAATGATGTGGCTAAAATCTGTTCAAGGTTGAGTTACTGATATTTGTTCAGATATACGGTGATCCATTCTCTTCATTTAAAGTCATAATGATgtaggatgtgtgtgtgttacatgcACCTGGACAAATTACAACAAGCATTACATCTGAAATCTGGTGATTATAATCATGTTTAATTAAACAGGCTCATTGCAAGGTGTTTAGAGAGCAGTGACATATAAGGATAAAGTGTGTATCATCcttttaaatatatgaatatgagTCCATAGATCCTATTTTGGGCGACATGTTCTCAACAGCTCTGGTGTATCTGCGCAACAGACGACACAGATCCGGGAAAAGTAATCAACAAGGTCTGCGTTGCCTCTATGGAGGGTAATTTGTCTCTGACACATTCTGATTATGATATCCTGTATTCTGTAAGTGAATGTGAACAAGAGTCAATGCTGTTTTTGATCTCTTTCAGTAACAGTTTGACATGTCATGGGTCAAATGCAGATTAAAATCAGCACTATTTACAGTGATCGGCTGATGAGCTGTAGGTTAAACTGGAAACCAGTCTGAATTACATTTACGCTGCCTGTTTCTGTGAACATTTAAAACTAGACGAATGTTCTGCGGGAGCATAATAAGACACTTGTCTCCTCTTATCCAatctgtgctgaaaaaaaagtcCAGAGCTCTTTCAGACAAAGTGGTCATTCTGAAATGTCACAGAAAGAAGAAAGCCTGGAAAGAATTTCTGAGGAAGAATTTCAACTGAACTGGAACCAAAGCAAGTTTACAATACCAGAGCTGCAAACAATAGTTTGTAGagtttacagctttaaaaaatggACATGCACAAATAGATTTTAAACCACATGCGTAACATGTCATTTAACCCAATAGGTTTGAGTAAGAGCTCGTGTGCTGCTGTAGGTTATAAGTGAACCACTTTGCTCAAGAGCATCTGGGTGGGATCAGTCAAGAGaacttttaactttaactttattgtccCTGTGGGGAAATGTTGTCTTGCTGACAGATAAAACATGTAACGTGTACATCAAGTGACACACAACATAAAACCTAAGAGTGTGTCATCACCCCATGATAGTTACATAGAAAACTCATCATGAGCTGAGTCATCatgaatatttcacagtgtgatggactgagagggagagaaaaaaaatcaaaccccGGAAGGATGTTTTTAGCCATGCAGGAGCTTTATGAATGGTAGTCTGTCCAccactttagtccagactgaacaACTAGAATcatcattaaaatgtgtttagacattcatggtccccagatgatacagcctcacagaactGCAGGCCGGCCTGTTACAGGTGCTTGTTAGTTTACATCTTGATATAAGTAAAACATATAGAGAATAGTAACTTTTAGCAAGGCATTAACAActgttgatgatgtcacctaACACGTCATCATGGACATGGtccattgaaatgaatgggaGACCAGAGGCTGGTGGGGCAAGGGGGGGATACccaaaaacatacataaattaattttgttcaaaacaaaaaacaaacaaaattcacATCACAATGTGACAAGagaaactatatatatatatatatatatatgtatatacacatatatatatgtctttttcatgttaattcttcttattattatctttatgttattaatattgtagcactttgagcttcactatgaatgaaaagtacagt
This sequence is a window from Thunnus albacares chromosome 20, fThuAlb1.1, whole genome shotgun sequence. Protein-coding genes within it:
- the aco2 gene encoding aconitate hydratase, mitochondrial, which produces MATYCLTVARLQLALGHGARRLHVSAAYRAKAQVSMSRFEPTSFVNYEKLQSNIDIVRKRLNRPLTLSEKIVYGHLDDPHNQDIDRGRTYLRLRPDRVAMQDATAQMAMLQFISSGLPKVAVPSTIHCDHLIEAQTGGVKDLARAKEVNQEVYNFLSSAGAKYGVGFWRPGSGIIHQIILENYAYPGVMLIGTDSHTPNGGGLGAICIGVGGADAVDVMAGIPWELKCPKVIGVKLTGTLSGWTSPKDIILKVAGILTVKGGTGAIVEYHGPGVDSISCTGMATICNMGAEIGATTSVFPYNHRMKTYLEKTGRGQIAALADEYADILVPDKGCEYDQVIELNLDELKPHINGPFTPDLAHPVSEVGAVAEKSGWPLEVKVGLIGSCTNSSYEDMGRAASVAKQALDKGLKCKAQFTVTPGSEQIRATIERDGYSKILGDVGGVVLANACGPCIGQWDRQDVKKGEKNTIVTSFNRNFTARNDANPATHAFVTSPEIVTALAIAGTLNFNPETDFLTAPNGEKFKLDPPNGDELPSRDFDPGQDTYQHPPADGSGLRVDVSPQSNRLQLLEPFDKWSGKDLENLQVLIKVKGKCTTDHISAAGPWLKFRGHLDNISNNMLIGAVNSENDAVNKVKNYLTGEYGGVPDVARHYKANSVSWVVVGDDNYGEGSSREHAALEPRHLGGRAIIVKSFARIHETNLKKQGLLPLTFSNPSDYDKIRPDDKISIKGLESFTPGKPLTAVVKHSDGSSDTLELNHSFNETQIEWFQAGSALNRMKSLQK